Part of the Porites lutea chromosome 14, jaPorLute2.1, whole genome shotgun sequence genome, TGTTGGGGGttggtagactacgagtagtccccatttttcctcagagatagtaGACCGAGCGAAATTTTTCTCTCTCAtcgccgcgtctcgcctttctcgcgtgagatgattttcacgcgcgcttgcgtttcgctcgctctgcATCAAGTGGTATCGTTGCTGATCAACTGTCGTAGCACTCAGCCGTGAATGTGTGCCACCGTACCACCCTGCAAACAGGGTTCTTGAGAGGAGCAAAGTCAAGCCTTTTAATTCACTGAAGCCCGAACTTAATGATGGACTAGTCAAGTTATTTgtcgtcaaactggttttccaAGTCTGAAcatccgtttattgataaaccgataGTCTCAACTGAGCACGCGGCGGTACCAAGCGAACGGCTACaaggcctgggttcgaaactgtatcccattcattcattcattctctGATAACATCACTGAATATTGGCAGAGAATAACCATAAAGTAATATGTtaaaatttcaatccatttACCGAACAGTTTGGGCAAACgcgttttaaaaaaagtcgaaattttacaaagaattgcACAGAGCATTTTCGCAGTTTTTCGGCGATGTCTGCTATTTTCCTTTATATAACTTGCAAGAGGTtgacatttgcacaaattaaaTCTCCCAAGTTTAcgaactttttcaatttttgaactTTAATACTTGTATATACGGCGACTTATTCTCTGGGTGACTTAGTCTTAGACTATGTTCAGGAGCAAACTGAAATCGGTAAACAATTCCCCACTCCAGAAACTATAAGGGAAAGGGTCAAGCTTTCGGCGCAAggatttctgggatcgtttgggtggacaagcgttacaTATGATTGGTATAATTTTTTGTATCCTGCCCTCTCGTCGATCCATCCAATAAGAGGGAGTTTTAGATAGTAGGACGCCGAGCGCAGGCAACACTATGAAAATTGCCTGTGTAGGAGATAGAGAGGATATGTATACAGCTTGATAgcagtgaaaataaaacttcactAGACTGTTAAAGACACTTTTAAGGCGATCATTCTAACTCGTTAAAAATGGAAACTTTACCTGAACTTCCCTGAGGGGAAATGACTGAATTCTTGGGAACCGAACTCAAGATTAGAAAAGAAGAAGGAAATATTTGTTACTCGTTGCtttatagcctgcgaaaacatccgtttctcctcgctcttcgccgctaaACGTTCCAGCGGCGAAgggcgaggagaaacggatgttttcgcaggctagttgcTTTACGTCCCCCATAAAACGTCACGCAAGAGAAATCACGTCGTAATTATGTAGTGACGGCAAATATATGTAGAAAAAGAATACTACACGAAGACATGTTGCTGTGTTTTTGTCCGTaataattaaacctattgcttttttgacgttcacTTTGCTGTCGTAAGAAAACGAGCAGAAAATATTTGCTAATGACACCTTAACCGCCCTAACGATGTTTAATGATGATTTAAGCAATTGAACAATGCAAATGACCCTTGAATGTGTACGTAGAAAAGAATCATCTGAAGCAAAAAATCAGAGCGCTAAAATAAATATTGCATCTTGAAAACGAGGCAGacaaaaattctgcaaaaactTGGAGCAAAATCAGTGTCTTTTAACCATGAAAAATTTTACGTGGTGTAAGAGAGCCTGCTAGACTTCTTGCTACTTCTCACAAATGTTAAAGAAGCAAATTTGAATCAGTAACCATAGAAATTTACACCTAAGAGGAAAACACTCGTTAAAAATTGACACAGCCTCACCAAAAGTTACTTTCGTTACGCTTGATCATTAATATTGGGGAAAACGTTTCAAGGATCTAATAACTGAACTGAAGTAAGGAAGTAATTTTTTAGtacttttttattagttttaaaaattaatgtaattgttcaaaacgtttttgcctTGCTAGCAGATTTAGTTTACACCCCGAGATTtttaaggcccgtttcaaaggTCGTGCTACTATCGTGCGgactcaattgatcgaattaaattggACTTCGTGCTACTGTCGTGTACTGAGCACGACAAGCTTTGCCGTGCTTCAcagcagtagctcgacttggttggtttcaaacgtcgcgctaatgcggtgccgaactcaattcataaatatATAAATCAATAGAacacatttaaaagtttgctaaaccgatTCCTTATTTTTGTGtgttgttttcggcaacagccgttctatttgCCTgtattaaattcgacgtctgaaaccaagtcgcgCTAGTGtggtgctgcagtcgagctacactCGAGCAAGCTTAGCAcagcagtagcgcgacgtttgaaacaggcttaaattaatttttctagAAATCTGAAGATTTAACTCTGCTCTGATCAGTTGATTCGTGAAAAGTCGGTGTTACATTGAGTTTTTTCacataatttaattttcaaaaacaattcaGAAGTTCCAGTGAGTCTGTGCGGTTTTAGCGAAAAATGGGAAACTGCCTTGAAATCGGGGAAAAACCTGGCCGAAAACTCgataaaaattatgcaaattgtCTATTTTCAAAACGGTCGTTCGAAACACTGAAATCTTGtcttcactttttaaaattaaagaaagtatATTTCAAGCTATTTTTTTATAATGATTTACGCTTTCCGTTCCAATTATTGTACGCACGAGGGAGAAACTAGAGTGTAATCGACCCCTTCACGGGGGAAAATGAACACAGCTAGCTATTCATAAAATCAATTCATGTCTATTTTTCgctgttttgtctttttttctagaTAAAGGCTGATGAGATGAAGTTTCCTTGCCAAAACCTTTTGATGAGTTATCGGGTGTTGTTTGTCATTGCTGTGTCTTGTGCCGCTTTGGGTTTGCTGTACGTCATGATTTTCGACAATTTTTTAACGCCACAATGGAATACAATCTTCTACACCAATTCAAGAATGTATCACTTGAATACTAGCAACAAGAGTAAGTATATAAAGAGTGCGTGACTGACCAAGTTTCGTTGGTCTAGATGACAAAATTGGTTAGgtgtaaagttttttttattgcgGTTTTTAATTACTTTCACTACTGTCCATCATTTTCCGAGATTTTTTAGTGATATAAGGGCTCTTAGATACTGATTTTGTTAGTAAGTCGGTATGGCAGGTAGTataattcattaaaaaaagtttattatAATGATAGTAAATTGTCTTTATTGGGGAATATTAGCTATTTGCGCCATATGTAGTGTTATTAGAACAAAAATATTACCTTGATAACCAGTTATTAATTCACTTATCAACTCCCTCCAATCAGCCAATCAAGCATCTTCCAGAATTTCGCACAGAGCCCCGAGAGCCTGGGGCAAGTTAAGTTGAAAACATTCTCATAAGATAAGAGGGCTATTAAGTATTGTTCGATGGTTCCACCTTCTCCTAAAACACTATccttttttcttgaaacaaGACTTACGAATTCCCATAATCCTAAGATACATTATGCAAACTAAACCTGCTCACAGTGCATCTTCGTTCCCAGGGTAGCGACGAGTAGAacagaaccctgggaacgaggttgcttaCAGCGGCGCTCTCACGTTCTCGTGACGACTATAATGCAGGTTCGATTCTCGGTCTATGCAACGTTGAGTCTCGGCGCTCTACTCTAATGTTTTTCGATCTCCGGGTTCTCCAGTTTTTAACCCTGGGAGCCGTCTCTTGCAATTGATAgaggaagagagagagagagagagggtcCTTGAACGAGGTTGTGTCCAGTTCGAACGTAAACCCTCCCTAGTCTTCACATTGAAACTCTTGCTTCATTTCGGTGTTTGTTCAGTTACTGTTTGTTTTATCATATCATAGAAAGAACAgcagtttttcaaattaatgCCAAGGAAAAAGGAGACCACATCAAAGAGCAATCTTCACGGGCAGAAGCCAGCCAAATACGCAACAATTTGAGGAACTTAAGTACACTACAGTCTCAACCAAATTCAGTGGCAACGAGGAAAAATCTCATCATATTAAGTCCAGGCAGAGGAGGGTCTTCTTTCCTTGGTGGTATTTTTGACAGCAGTCCATATGTTATGTATTGGTTCGAGCCTCTCCACACAGTGATCACAGAAATATTAAAAGCTGATGTAATAAAGTTCTTCGAAGGAGAAGAGCCGaaaaattacagtcaaacttcAGTCAGAGTAATCAACAGCATGTTTGATTGCGATTTTAGCAACATCAGTGATTTAACTATAACGGCATTTTCTAACAGCATGTTTCGTAAGCGCAGTAGAGCGCAAACCAGTGGCTATTTATGCCCGGATAAATGCTTACCTTTCACAAGATCTCTGCTTCGGAAAGCTTGCAACTCTTCCAATCATACGGTTATCAAGATTTTAACTGATCGAGTCCCCAACAAGGCTATAGAAAGTTTAGAAGAGTTATTCAAAATGACTGATCGGTATGATGCGAAGCTAATTCTCCTATTTCGCGATCCTAGGGCGCTTCTTTATTCCATGACAGAGTCTGCACGTTGGATAACTGACTCACCTCTGGATTCAAAGTTTCGTAAATTTGTTCATAGGGTTTGCAATCCCATTATTCAAAATATACGTTTTGGTTTGTCTCCCCCACCATGGCTTAAAAACCGCTTTAGAGTTGTTCGCTATGAAGATCTCGCGTTGAATACTGTCAATACAGCACAAGAACTGTTTAGATTCGCGGGATTTGATTGGTCGGAGAGTGTTGAACGATGGATAGCTAAACACTCAGGACGGAGCAGTAAAACATCCGCGAGGGATCCATACTCCCTTTACAGAAATGCGTCATTTGTCATTAACAAGTGGAAAAATGCTTCCGAGGTT contains:
- the LOC140924035 gene encoding carbohydrate sulfotransferase 1-like, whose translation is MQMTLECIKADEMKFPCQNLLMSYRVLFVIAVSCAALGLLYVMIFDNFLTPQWNTIFYTNSRMYHLNTSNKKRTAVFQINAKEKGDHIKEQSSRAEASQIRNNLRNLSTLQSQPNSVATRKNLIILSPGRGGSSFLGGIFDSSPYVMYWFEPLHTVITEILKADVIKFFEGEEPKNYSQTSVRVINSMFDCDFSNISDLTITAFSNSMFRKRSRAQTSGYLCPDKCLPFTRSLLRKACNSSNHTVIKILTDRVPNKAIESLEELFKMTDRYDAKLILLFRDPRALLYSMTESARWITDSPLDSKFRKFVHRVCNPIIQNIRFGLSPPPWLKNRFRVVRYEDLALNTVNTAQELFRFAGFDWSESVERWIAKHSGRSSKTSARDPYSLYRNASFVINKWKNASEVFIRTVEDTCGDLMDMLGYEKWTKHGKSDIITVNKEIRYP